A segment of the Gemmatimonadales bacterium genome:
TCGGGTAGCCGAGCTGTCCGGCGGCGGGCAGGCCGACGGCATGGCCGGTGAGAGGCATCGTCAGCACCAACAGGACCGCCGCGATACTGCTGACCACAGTTCCCGCCGGCGACGCAGGATTTCGCCCCGCCAGGCGCCAGCCGATCAGCGCGGCAAGCGCAGCCCCTGCTTGCGCCAGCCAGCCCTTGCCCCATTGCCCTTGCAGGATTGCCTGAAGGATGTCCCTGGTAACCGGCTCCTCCGGGTCGATCAGCGACCGCGCCTGAAAGTACAACCGCCCCAGGAGCGCAACCGCGAGCAGCACGCTGGCCAGGCGCGCGATCGTCACGGCTCTCCGCGCGGCCGGCGTCGGGTCGCCTCCCTGGCGTGCGGCCCGCGGCAACACGATTCCGCGGAAGGCGGCCGCGCCGATGATGAGGAAGGCGGCCGAGTAGCCCAGCCAGCGGGCCAAGGCAGGTGGCAGCAGGGTGGAATCCCAATCCATGGCAATCTCTCGGCGGCGGGCAGCGCCTGGCTGAACTGTCAGCCAGGCCGCGGTTCCGCCGCCTCGGTTCGGGTTCTGGAGCGGTCTGCCCGACGTTCGGCGTTGGCCCAGCGGAAGAAGATGATGGTAATGCCGATCCAGACGACGGGGTCGCCGACGATCTTCATCAGGAGTCCGGCAACCTGGTGGTCATAGCGGGGTGTCAGCACCTCCGTGACCCTGGGCGCCAGTTCGTAGAGGCGGTACAGGGGGTACTGCGAAAAGATCAGGAACGCGGCCGGAGCGGTACCGGGAATGGTCTGCACGAAGAGGTAGCCCATCGCCGCGGGCGGCGCGAGGCGACGGAATCCATCGGGCGCAGTCACCGGCCACCAGAGGAACAGCCCGGCCAGGAGCCACAGCATGTCGATCAGAAAGCTGCCCCATTGGGTGGCCATGAACGGATCGACAATGTCGGGCAGATGCGTACCAAGCATGAGCGTGGTGTACCCGACGAAGGCCGGTGCCGGTCGGGCTAGAAACCGCAGCGTTCGCGCCGCAAAGGTATCGGCCGATGCCAGCGCGGCCAGTCGCGGCCTCAGGCCAAGCAGCAGCAGCCCCGGCGCACCGAGGGTGATCAGGATGAACTGTCCCGTGTGCGCGCTGGCGAGGTAGGTGCCGAGGGTTCCGAGCGGCCAGTCGAGGGCAATC
Coding sequences within it:
- a CDS encoding cytochrome c oxidase assembly protein, which produces MTWWCAATGLPWSWSWQAYPGVWIFIALLGFSYWRFGRTPADTRATRYFLSGLLTLWIALDWPLGTLGTYLASAHTGQFILITLGAPGLLLLGLRPRLAALASADTFAARTLRFLARPAPAFVGYTTLMLGTHLPDIVDPFMATQWGSFLIDMLWLLAGLFLWWPVTAPDGFRRLAPPAAMGYLFVQTIPGTAPAAFLIFSQYPLYRLYELAPRVTEVLTPRYDHQVAGLLMKIVGDPVVWIGITIIFFRWANAERRADRSRTRTEAAEPRPG
- a CDS encoding CopD family protein encodes the protein MDWDSTLLPPALARWLGYSAAFLIIGAAAFRGIVLPRAARQGGDPTPAARRAVTIARLASVLLAVALLGRLYFQARSLIDPEEPVTRDILQAILQGQWGKGWLAQAGAALAALIGWRLAGRNPASPAGTVVSSIAAVLLVLTMPLTGHAVGLPAAGQLGYPMTTLHVGAAAVWLGTLAVMVLAALGRRSDPAPIATGALISAFSPLALATGLAAIVAGIIVTWRYVGALDPFLTTDYGRVLLLKIGLLAIVALLGAYNWRVVLPRLRRDDNTPIRRSASIEVGIGVLLLAVTALLVSFGAPAGLSDDEGSSEEYQETAVLP